The sequence TGAGATCGGCCGCAACATGGCGGTGTTCGAGTACGAAGGCCGCCTACTGATCATCGACTGCGGGGTGCTGTTCCCCGAGCCCGATCAGCCGGGCATCGACCTGATCCTGCCCGACTTCGAATACATCCGGGACCGCCTGGACGACGTCGAGGCCGTGGTGCTGACCCATGGGCACGAGGACCACATCGGCGCCGTGCCGTACCTGCTGCGGGAGCGCCGCGACATCCCGGTCGTGGGGTCGAAGCTGACGCTGGCACTGATCGAGGCGAAGCTCACCGAGCACCGCATCCAACCGTCCAAGCTCGAGGTCGTCGAGGGGGAGCGGCACCAGTTCGGGCCGTTCGAGTGCGAGTTCTTCGCGGTCAACCACTCGATCCCCGACGCGCTGGCCGTCGCGGTCAGGACCCCCGCGGGCATCGTGCTGCACACCGGTGACTTCCGGATGGACCAGCTGCCCAGCGACGGGCGGCTGACCGACCTGGGCGGCTTCGCCAGGCTCGGCGCCGAGGGCGTCGACCTGCTGATGTCCGACTCGACGAACGCGGAGGTGCCGGGCTTCGTCACCAGCGAGCGGGAGATCGCGCCGGTCATCGACGAGGTGGTCCGCACCGCCCAGAAGCGCGTGATCGTGGCAAGCTTCGCCTCCCACGTCCACCGCGTCCAGCAGGTCATGGACGCCGCGCACAAGCACGGCCGCAAGGTCGCGCTGGTCGGCCGCTCCATGGTGCGCAACATGGGCATCGCCCGTGATCTCGGCTACCTCAAGGTGCCGCCGGGCCTGATCGTCGACTCCAAGGAGATCGAGACCTGGCCGCCGGAGGACGTGGTCCTGATCTGCACCGGGTCCCAGGGCGAGCCGATGGCCGCGCTGTCGCGCATGGCCAACCGCGACCACCCGATCAGGGTCGCCGAGGGCGACACCGTGCTGCTGGCCTCCTCGCTGGTGCCCGGCAACGAGACCTCGGT comes from Streptosporangium roseum DSM 43021 and encodes:
- a CDS encoding ribonuclease J, coding for MSHPHPELGPPPPLPEGALRIVALGGLGEIGRNMAVFEYEGRLLIIDCGVLFPEPDQPGIDLILPDFEYIRDRLDDVEAVVLTHGHEDHIGAVPYLLRERRDIPVVGSKLTLALIEAKLTEHRIQPSKLEVVEGERHQFGPFECEFFAVNHSIPDALAVAVRTPAGIVLHTGDFRMDQLPSDGRLTDLGGFARLGAEGVDLLMSDSTNAEVPGFVTSEREIAPVIDEVVRTAQKRVIVASFASHVHRVQQVMDAAHKHGRKVALVGRSMVRNMGIARDLGYLKVPPGLIVDSKEIETWPPEDVVLICTGSQGEPMAALSRMANRDHPIRVAEGDTVLLASSLVPGNETSVNKVINGLARWGARVVHKGNAKVHVSGHAAAGELLYLLNVTRPSNFMPVHGEWRHMRAHAKIAVLSGVPDDHIVIAEDGVVVDLLDGRAKIVGAIPAGYVYVDGTSVGDVTDYALKDRRILGEEGFISVVLVVDTANGKLAGGPEIHARGSGIDPDRLEEVIPQIEKAVEEHTADGVMDVQQIRRVVRRTVGRWVSDTYRRRPMIIPVVIEV